A section of the Leishmania braziliensis MHOM/BR/75/M2904 complete genome, chromosome 13 genome encodes:
- a CDS encoding cysteine-leucine rich protein, which translates to MADPAHAREGFWEEQQHQQQLLQMTRGVFEAMHNNSMQMLQMRVDTLERQVAMLSAQVMASTLPTPFQAYPGVTYGMSPATSNLTPTPTMPAQMPTSMYYYQSPDMPAAAPANSSAVDDSKASKQLEDELQRMGVLTYGGAAAGTNTSPEAAAAAATMTLMHSNLMVSPTSGISAFPGVMAGVSNPNPAGPSIPFMTGNHEVTFAPSIMPAPPASSPTKISNALLQKAFGFSDTSMNGAGGEGMSANMSSLQRSCAVTLDPLQSTTETLEQTCQQTKMRVLCLKGCKGITSLNAISRLQNLWLLNLQGCSPCVDDSAVRMIATHNTRLSRLNLCGCDRVTDAQPLAQLSLMFDLNLSGTLIGTASLEAISKGCGQLSRLAINSCQQLSDVSSLTNLSELKLLYCRYSENIDPATIGSVLAGIGQNLLTLNVDGIRFRQLDLSHLPHVTALKNLNCKDNTQLRDLDWLLSIPNAAKIFESLEMLDVEGCESLVSFGTHITSLKRLKTMRLTNTGIADGELARLTVCSALATLHLDGCAAITNVECLAKAPSLTKVVLSMHMQQENTKANGLDALRKRAGLEIIFAAPNNHHGQGSAAHHMTTTPTSRFPPSIPTASPNTATEAHAFS; encoded by the coding sequence atgGCAGACCCTGCGCACGCTCGAGAGGGCTTCtgggaggagcagcagcaccaacagcagctgctacAGATGACCCGAGGTGTCTTTGAGGCCATGCACAACAATAGCATGCAGATGCTTCAGATGCGCGTCGACACCTTGGAACGGCAGGTGGCAATGCTATCTGCGCAGGTCATGGCATCTACGTTACCTACACCATTTCAGGCCTACCCAGGCGTCACGTACGGAATGTCGCCCGCCACCTCCAACCTCACCCCGACGCCCACCATGCCGGCACAGATGCCAACGAGCATGTACTATTACCAGTCGCCTGACAtgcccgccgccgcccccgctAACAGCTCCGCTGTGGATGACAGCAAGGCGTCGAAGCAGCTGGAAGATGAGCTCCAGCGCATGGGTGTGCTGACCtacggtggcgctgctgctggtacCAATACGAGCCctgaggcagcggcggcggcggcgacaatGACCTTGATGCATAGCAACCTCATGGTGTCCCCGACCAGCGGCATTTCCGCCTTCCCAGGTGTGATGGCTGGTGTCAGCAACCCCAACCCTGCCGGCCCCAGTATACCTTTCATGACTGGGAATCACGAAGTCACCTTCGCGCCCTCGATTATGCCGGCCCCGCCAGCCTCCTCCCCAACGAAGATTAGCAACGCGCTTCTTCAGAAGGCGTTTGGGTTTTCGGACACGTCTATGAACGGAGCTGGCGGCGAGGGCATGAGCGCCAACATGAGCAGCCTTCAGCGCAGTTGTGCCGTGACGCTGGACCCGCTGCAGAGCACCACCGAGACGCTTGAGCAGACCTGCCAGCAGACTAAGATGCGTGTTCTCTGCCTGAAAGGTTGCAAGGGTATCACAAGCCTGAACGCCATCTCACGCCTGCAGAACCTGTGGCTCCTGAACTTGCAGGGATGCTCACCCTGCGTGGATGATAGTGCAGTGCGCATGATCGcaacacacaacacacgccTCAGCCGGCTGAACCTCTGCGGGTGTGACCGCGTGACGGACGCACAgccgcttgcgcagctctcCCTCATGTTCGACCTGAACCTCTCTGGCACGCTGATTGGGACCGCCTCACTGGAGGCGATCTCGAAGGGGTGCGGCCAGCTCAGCCGCCTCGCTATCAACAGCTGCCAACAACTGTCAGATGTGTCGAGCCTGACGAACCTGTCGGAACTCAAGTTGCTCTACTGCCGCTACTCCGAAAACATCGATCCAGCCACCATCGGTAGCGTCCTCGCCGGCATCGGTCAGAATTTGCTCACACTGAACGTGGACGGCATTCGTTTCCGTCAGCTCGACCTCTCACACCTGCCGCACGTGACCGCCTTGAAGAACCTCAACTGCAAGGACAACACCCAGCTTAGGGATTTGGACTGGTTGCTGAGCATTCCCAACGCGGCCAAGATCTTCGAGTCGCTGGAAATGCTCGACGTAGAAGGCTGCGAGTCGCTCGTGAGCTTTGGCACGCACATCACCTCGCTGAAGCGGCTCAAGACGATGCGCCTCACGAACACCGGCATTGCCGATGGGGAGCTTGCCCGCCTCACAGTCTGCTCGGCGCTCGCCACCCTCCATCTCGACGGCTGTGCGGCCATCACAAATGTCGAGTGCCTCGCGAAGGCGCCCAGTCTCACAAAGGTGGTACTGAGCATGCACATGCAGCAGGAGAACACCAAGGCAAACGGCCTCGACGCCCTGCGCAAGAGGGCCGGATTGGAGATCATCTTTGCAGCGCCCAACAATCACCATGGACAAGGCAGTGCTGCCCACCATATGACCACGACGCCGACGAGCCGTTTCCCGCCCTCTATCCCCACAGCAAGCCCGAACACCGCCACCGAGGCACACGCCTTCTCGTAA
- a CDS encoding amastin — protein sequence MKWSVLILIYVVVQFVAFMFVLVATPIDMFRIRSRDSQVLPDRCYTLWGLKTNCDSFSYQFLSDDLWESCPPRRDRFRVAQAFAVMSIFVYLAAVVLGVIMLFCCRYLRWVCLALNCFGAVTVCIVWACMAVTYNRNEGLNCLPLKRTHIYGAGFVLLVLAWLLDILNIPVLLFLCQDSGSGENGKETENKSQK from the coding sequence ATGAAGTGGAGTGTTCTCATTCTTATCTACGTGGTCGTGCAGTTTGTCGCGTTCATGTTTGTGCTGGTGGCCACGCCAATCGACATGTTTCGCATTCGATCACGTGATAGTCAAGTCCTCCCCGATAGGTGCTACACTTTGTGGGGCCTCAAAACGAATTGCGACAGCTTCTCTTACCAATTTTTATCGGATGATCTGTGGGAGTCGTGCCCGCCACGTCGCGACCGTTTCCGCGTCGCCCAGGCGTTCGCTGTGATGTCGATCTTCGTGTACCTTGCGGCGGTCGTCCTGGGCGTCATTATGCTCTTCTGCTGCCGTTACCTCCGCTGGGTCTGCCTGGCGCTGAACTGCTTCGGCGCTGTCACCGTGTGCATCGTCTGGGCGTGCATGGCGGTGACGTACAACCGTAATGAGGGTTTGAATTGCCTGCCGCTGAAGAGGACACATATTTATGGCGCTGGTTTCGTTCTCCTCGTACTCGCCTGGCTGCTGGATATCCTCAACATCCCCGTCTTGCTGTTCCTGTGCCAGGACAGCGGCTCAGGTGAGAATGGAAAAGAGACGGAGAACAAGAGTCAGAAGTGA